A region from the Malus domestica chromosome 07, GDT2T_hap1 genome encodes:
- the LOC103438876 gene encoding probable CoA ligase CCL5 has protein sequence MSPEEFSGGDGVYVAGDTTNGFDPKTGIYHSLLNLGHRYKVPTRHNLDTATFVLSQFPPRHQAETRVALIDSATNERVTYEQLRHSVHALASGLYQGLGVRKGDVVFLLSPNSLLYPTICLAVLSIGAILTTANPVNTESEIGKQVRDSGAKLAISSPEELHKLVPTGVPTILTSRPLSDDSSLTIEELIEGCDPIPTESMQARPTQSDTAAILYSSGTTGVSKGVVLTHANFIAIIAMLRWTVDKTSAQDDVFLCFIPMFHIYGLAFFGLGLFCGGTTTVLMQKFELNNMLDAIKTHKVSNIPAVPPVILGLVKHASKTACDLSSLRRVGSGAAPLSKELIDEFRNRFPWVEMRPGYGLTESCGAATFFISDKQAKAHSASCGELLPGFLAKIVDIETGEALPPYKEGELWLKSPTIMKEYLGNVEATLATIDSDGWLKTGDLCYFDEEGLLYIADRIKELIKHNGYQVAPAELEAILLSHPQILDAAVIPVEDEEAGQIPMAYVVRAATPDGLTEDQVIQFVAGQVAPYKKVRRVDFISAIPRSPASKILRKELVTLQNKQQIVSRL, from the exons ATGTCTCCCGAAGAGTTCTCCGGCGGGGATGGAGTCTACGTTGCCGGAGACACTACAAATGGTTTCGATCCAAAAACCGGAATATATCACTCCCTTCTCAACCTTGGTCACCGTTACAAAGTCCCCACCAGGCATAACCTCGACACGGCCACATTTGTTTTGTCGCAGTTTCCACCCCGTCATCAGGCCGAGACAAGAGTTGCACTCATTGACTCGGCCACCAACGAACGAGTGACCTATGAACAGCTTCGTCATTCAGTTCATGCTCTTGCTTCAGGATTGTACCAGGGACTTGGTGTTAGAAAAGGGGATGTGGTTTTTCTCTTGTCCCCTAACTCCCTTTTGTACCCAACCATATGCTTGGCAGTGTTGTCAATAGGAGCAATTTTAACAACGGCAAATCCGGTCAATACCGAGTCAGAAATCGGCAAGCAAGTTCGCGATTCGGGCGCCAAGCTTGCTATTTCATCTCCTGAGGAGCTTCACAAATTGGTCCCAACTGGGGTGCCTACAATCTTAACATCGAGGCCGTTGAGTGATGATTCCTCACTCACCATTGAAGAGTTGATTGAAGGGTGTGATCCCATTCCGACCGAGTCGATGCAAGCCCGTCCAACTCAGTCGGACACTGCTGCTATTTTATACTCCTCTGGGACTACTGGGGTAAGTAAAGGTGTAGTTCTAACACATGCAAATTTCATTGCCATTATCGCAATGCTCAGATGGACGGTGGACAAAACATCAGCGCAAGACGATGTATTTTTGTGCTTCATTCCTATGTTCCACATCTACGGGCTCGCTTTCTTTGGCCTTGGATTGTTTTGCGGAGGAACCACCACTGTTTTGATGCAAAAGTTTGAGCTCAACAACATGTTGGATGCTATAAAAACTCACAAAGTGAGCAACATACCAGCTGTGCCTCCAGTGATTCTTGGACTAGTAAAGCACGCGAGCAAAACTGCCTGCGACTTGTCGTCTCTGAGGAGGGTGGGCTCAGGGGCTGCACCGTTGAGCAAAGAATTGATTGATGAGTTTAGAAATCGGTTTCCTTGGGTTGAGATGAGACCAGGCTATGGCCTAACGGAAAGCTGTGGTGCAGCAACTTTTTTCATTTCAGACAAGCAGGCTAAGGCTCACTCCGCCTCTTGTGGGGAGCTGCTGCCGGGTTTTTTGGCTAAGATAGTGGATATCGAAACTGGGGAGGCCTTGCCACCGTATAAGGAAGGAGAGCTGTGGCTGAAGAGCCCTACTATTATGAAAGAGTATTTGGGGAATGTGGAAGCAACACTTGCAACTATCGACTCAGATGGCTGGCTCAAAACTGGTGATCTTTGTTACTTTGATGAGGAAGGACTTCTTTACATCGCTGATCGGATCAAGGAGCTCATCAAGCATAACGGATACCAGGTTGCTCCGGCGGAATTGGAGGCCATACTATTGAGTCATCCTCAAATTCTGGATGCAGCTGTTATACC TGTTGAAGACGAAGAAGCAGGACAAATACCGATGGCATATGTGGTGAGAGCAGCTACTCCAGATGGACTCACTGAAGACCAAGTCATCCAATTTGTTGCCGGCCAG GTGGCTCCCTACAAAAAAGTAAGAAGAGTGGACTTTATCTCTGCCATTCCTCGCTCACCAGCAAGTAAAATCTTAAGGAAGGAACTGGTTACTTTACAAAACAAACAGCAAATAGTCTCTAGATTGTAA